One Euphorbia lathyris chromosome 1, ddEupLath1.1, whole genome shotgun sequence DNA segment encodes these proteins:
- the LOC136235072 gene encoding 3-ketoacyl-CoA synthase 6, whose amino-acid sequence MPQILPDFSNSVKLKYVKLGYQYLVNHILYLLLIPVMAAISIEVLRLGPSELLNLWRSLHFDLVQILCSSFFIIFVATVYFMSKPRTIYLVDYACYKPPVTCRVPFSTFMEHSRLILKDNPKSVEFQMRILERSGLGEETCLPPAIHYIPPKPTMEAARGEAELVIFSAVDALFQKTGLKPKDIDILIVNCSLFSPTPSLSAMVINKYKLRSNIKSFNLSGMGCSAGLISIDLARDLLQVHPNSNAVVVSTEIITPNYYQGNERAMLLPNCLFRMGGAAILLSNRRSQRWRAKYRLVHVVRTHKGADDKAFRCVYEEEDKEGKVGINLSKDLMAIAGEALKSNITTIGPLVLPASEQILFLLTLIGRKIFNPKWKPYIPDFKQAFEHFCIHAGGRAVIDELQKNLQLSAEHVEASRMTLHRFGNTSSSSLWYELSYIESKGRMKRGDRVWQIAFGSGFKCNSAVWKCNKTIKSGMDGPWADCIDRYPVHIPEVVKL is encoded by the coding sequence atgccCCAAATATTGCCTGATTTCTCCAATTCTGTAAAGCTCAAGTATGTCAAACTTGGCTATCAGTATCTTGTTAATCACATTCTCTATCTTCTCTTGATTCCTGTAATGGCTGCTATTTCCATTGAGGTTCTCCGTTTAGGCCCTTCTGAGCTCTTGAACCTTTGGAGATCACTTCATTTTGATCTTGTTCAAATTCTATGTTCTTCTTTTTTCATCATCTTTGTTGCTACTGTTTACTTCATGTCCAAACCAAGAACTATTTATCTCGTTGATTATGCTTGTTATAAACCCCCCGTTACTTGCCGAGTTCCTTTCTCCACTTTCATGGAGCATTCCAGGCTTATTTTGAAAGATAATCCCAAAAGTGTTGAGTTTCAGATGAGGATTCTTGAACGCTCCGGCCTCGGGGAAGAAACTTGTCTTCCTCCTGCTATTCATTATATTCCTCCTAAACCGACCATGGAGGCTGCCAGAGGAGAAGCTGAACTTGTTATTTTCTCTGCCGTCGATGCTCTTTTTCAGAAAACTGGCTTGAAGCCTAAAGATATTGACATTTTAATTGTAAATTGCAGTCTTTTCTCTCCTACGCCGTCTCTTTCTGCTATGGTTATTAACAAGTACAAGTTAAGAAGCAACATTAAGAGCTTCAATCTTTCCGGTATGGGATGCAGCGCTGGTTTAATCTCAATTGATTTAGCTCGTGATCTTCTTCAAGTTCATCCCAATTCTAATGCCGTAGTTGTTAGCACTGAGATCATCACTCCAAACTACTACCAAGGAAATGAGCGAGCTATGCTTCTGCCGAATTGTCTATTCCGGATGGGCGGCGCCGCTATTCTCTTGTCCAACCGCCGGTCTCAGCGGTGGCGAGCCAAGTACAGGCTCGTACACGTTGTTCGGACTCACAAAGGTGCAGACGACAAAGCGTTCAGGTGTGTGTATGAGGAGGAAGATAAAGAAGGGAAAGTAGGAATCAATTTATCTAAAGACTTGATGGCTATAGCTGGTGAAGCTTTGAAATCAAACATTACAACAATTGGGCCATTAGTGCTTCCGGCATCGGAGCAAATCCTGTTTTTATTAACACTTATCGGCCGGAAAATATTCAACCCCAAATGGAAGCCGTATATTCCTGATTTCAAGCAAGCTTTTGAACATTTCTGTATACATGCCGGTGGGAGAGCTGTTATAGATGAGCTGCAAAAGAATTTACAGCTATCTGCAGAGCATGTTGAGGCATCGAGAATGACACTACACCGTTTTGGGAATACATCGTCATCCTCACTGTGGTATGAATTGAGTTACATAGAATCAAAAGGGAGGATGAAGAGAGGAGATAGAGTATGGCAGATAGCATTTGGAAGTGGATTTAAGTGTAACAGTGCAGTTTGGAAATgcaataaaactataaaatcaGGGATGGATGGACCTTGGGCTGATTGCATTGATAGGTACCCTGTTCATATTCCTGAAGTTGTCAAGCTTTAA